Proteins encoded in a region of the Triticum dicoccoides isolate Atlit2015 ecotype Zavitan chromosome 3A, WEW_v2.0, whole genome shotgun sequence genome:
- the LOC119268551 gene encoding uncharacterized protein LOC119268551 codes for MPRARRPRREWSDGVPPELLGVIFLDLACLADRVCFAAVCRAWRSVARAVGAPPAPRQLPWLLLPSPDKPSFFSLHSGAKRRLRLPESIRGARLCGSHDGGWVALAFEQWRGYAAVNLLSGATVLLPDRLRTAHPLAPQANTSCEHHMVIRTITFSGSPSAEDCLAAAHVSSASNIAFWRPGMKEHWITCGVAVALDVIQDIIYYENGLKQGFHVLSNTEDIVVYTPNSVEGASLVMSRSSYQIQKRADYRPDNLRRKSRTVSRYLVESRGKLLMVLRLARRGKNGFRIFEMNLAVAPAGGSEASWVELHSLPGRVLLLGRGCSRAVEVSQFNRLQLGSIYYLDDTSFDISLALSSGSKYSSTDMGVYGRKTLNGARSVRRFPRKFTSEGSPPIWFMP; via the coding sequence ATGCCCCGTGCTCGCAGGCCTCGCCGTGAATGGTCGGACGGCGTCCCGCCCGAGCTTCTTGGCGTCATCTTCCTCGACCTGGCCTGCCTCGCCGACCGTGTCTGCTTCGCTGCCGTCTGCCGCGCGTGGCGCTCTGTCGCGCGGGCTGTTGGCGCCCCGCCGGCGCCGCGCCAGCTCCCGTGGCTCCTCCTCCCGTCCCCCGACAAGCCCTCCTTCTTCAGCCTCCACTCGGGGGCCAAACGCCGCCTACGCCTCCCGGAGAGCATACGCGGCGCGCGCTTGTGTGGCTCCCATGATGGCGGTTGGGTCGCTCTAGCCTTCGAGCAGTGGCGAGGGTATGCGGCCGTCAACCTTCTCTCCGGCGCGACGGTTCTTCTCCCCGACAGGCTCAGGACTGCCCACCCGCTCGCTCCCCAGGCGAACACCTCCTGCGAGCACCACATGGTCATCCGCACCATCACTTTCTCGGGGTCACCCTCAGCAGAGGACTGCCTTGCCGCCGCGCATGTCTCCAGCGCCTCCAACATCGCGTTCTGGCGGCCGGGAATGAAAGAGCACTGGATCACTTGCGGTGTCGCGGTGGCTCTGGATGTGATCCAGGACATCATCTATTACGAGAATGGGCTGAAGCAAGGTTTCCATGTCCTGTCAAATACTGAGGACATAGTTGTGTACACGCCCAACAGCGTCGAGGGTGCCTCTCTGGTGATGTCCCGTTCCTCCTACCAGATCCAGAAGCGCGCTGATTACAGGCCTGATAATCTCAGGCGCAAGTCGCGCACAGTGTCCCGCTATCTGGTGGAGTCCCGCGGGAAATTGCTAATGGTCCTGCGGCTTGCCAGGCGTGGCAAGAATGGGTTCAGAATCTTTGAGATGAACCTTGCGGTTGCTCCCGCTGGGGGCTCTGAAGCTTCTTGGGTGGAGCTCCACTCACTTCCTGGCCGGGTGCTCTTGCTTGGTCGAGGCTGCTCTAGGGCTGTTGAGGTCTCTCAGTTCAATAGGCTCCAACTGGGTAGCATCTATTACTTGGACGATACTAGCTTcgacatatccttggcgttaagcaGTGGGAGTAAGTATTCCAGTACTGACATGGGTGTTTATGGTCGCAAAACACTAAATGGGGCGCGTAGTGTGCGTCGCTTTCCGCGAAAATTTACTTCAGAGGGCTCCCCACCAATCTGGTTTATGCCCTGA